From Carassius auratus strain Wakin chromosome 22, ASM336829v1, whole genome shotgun sequence, a single genomic window includes:
- the snpha gene encoding syntaphilin, giving the protein MSHSASRKPSAGSRRRPAAPSSTRHSHGDSSVRSSYSAVSCKCTESNTVPRSNPATPRRQTKYATCSENHGIRPPAPEQYLTPLQQKEVCIRHLRARLKENVERLQDRDSVIEELRMQLTRMQEDWIEEECHRIEAQLALKEARKEIRQLQQAVETVSSNLGTHEAEQQDCKSEGLGVGRIGPRFGASRSCGCSPAHTMSRSATFTRLSSDTSPGATDRNGNIRSDRYIPANRGAMTLPRGDGRTHLLLEAALLSEQVPHATLRSSLSRSSTCERLCSGEAVLPVSRSCHAVNNNCSCIPHAYLPHHHLFLHLPQEEAPPPPPPPPAPPSASEVSDRPGYRSQACSPTITWISEEGGGEELSIITSATCAPDTTIAEPQVFSPSSATTSPAQLSCITETLPLDSTVEFSSSTTMATVLTKPQVQQPCPRVPPPQEAAVVTVSDEDGVEEDAESAPPQRSHWSRYFLIDLLAVAVPVVPTLAWLCRGSRNEGMPVYNMGSLLRGCCAVALHSLRRVGSPSGTGRADI; this is encoded by the exons ATGTCCCACTCTGCGAGCCGAAAGCCATCTGCTGGTTCGCGCAG aagGCCTGCTGCCCCAAGCAGCACTCGACACTCGCATGGGGACTCGTCTGTCCGTAGCAGTTACTCAGCAGTATCCTGCAAATGCACAGAGAGCAACACTGTACCACGCTCCAACCCTGCCACACCACG ACGGCAGACAAAGTATGCCACGTGTAGTGAGAACCACGGGATCCGTCCGCCGGCTCCTGAGCAGTATCTCACCCCACTGCAGCAGAAGGAAGTGTGCATTCGTCACTTACGAGCTCGGCTGAAAGAAAACGTGGAGAGGCTTCAGGACAG AGACTCTGTGATCGAGGAGTTACGGATGCAGCTGACTCGGATGCAGGAGGATTGGATTGAAGAGGAATGTCATCGCATAGAGGCCCAGTTGGCCCTAAAAGAGGCCCGGAAGGAGATCCGGCAGCTTCAGCAGGCTGTGGAAACTGTTAGCTCCAATCTGGGGACCCATGAGGCAGAACAACAGGACTGTAAGTCTGAAGGTCTAGGCGTCGGAAGGATAGGCCCACGATTTGGCGCATCCAGGTCTTGTGGCTGCTCTCCGGCCCACACCATGAGCCGCAGCGCCACCTTCACCAGGCTAAGCAGTGACACGTCACCTGGCGCTACAGATCGCAATGGAAACATACGCTCTGATCGCTACATCCCGGCCAATAGAGGGGCGATGACATTACCAAGAGGGGACGGGCGTACTCATCTACTTCTGGAAGCAGCTCTACTGTCTGAGCAAGTCCCTCACGCAACGCTACGCTCCTCTCTGTCACGATCCTCCACCTGTGAGAGATTGTGCAGCGGAGAGGCGGTGTTGCCCGTCAGCCGATCCTGCCATGCCGTTAACAACAACTGCAGCTGTATTCCACATGCCTACCTCCCACACCACCATTTGTTTCTGCACCTCCCACAGGAGGAAGcaccacctccacctcctccaccacCAGCGCCCCCTAGTGCATCGGAGGTCAGTGACAGGCCAGGGTACCGCTCACAAGCCTGTAGCCCCACCATAACCTGGATCTCTGAAGAGGGCGGAGGTGAGGAATTGAGCATCATCACTTCAGCAACTTGTGCACCAGACACTACTATAGCTGAACCACAGGTGTTCTCACCATCCTCTGCAACTACTTCCCCTGCTCAGCTGTCTTGCATCACAGAAACTTTGCCGCTAGACAGCACAGTTGAATTCTCATCATCAACAACAATGGCGACAGTGTTGACGAAGCCACAGGTTCAACAACCTTGTCCCAGAGTGCCCCCACCACAGGAAGCAGCGGTAGTAACGGTCAGCGATGAAGATGGAGTGGAGGAGGATGCAGAATCAGCTCCCCCTCAGAGGAGCCACTGGAGCCGTTATTTCCTGATTGACCTCTTAGCGGTGGCCGTTCCTGTAGTTCCCACACTGGCGTGGCTTTGCCGGGGATCACGGAATGAAGGCATGCCGGTGTATAACATGGGCTCCCTGTTGCGCGGCTGCTGTGCCGTTGCTCTGCACTCTCTAAGACGGGTTGGAAGTCCCTCAGGAACAGGAAGAGCTGATATCTGA
- the fkbp1aa gene encoding FKBP prolyl isomerase 1Aa yields MGVEVETISPGDGSTFPKKGQTCVVHYVGSLTDGRKFDSSRDRGKPFKFKIGKQEVIRGWDEGVAQMSVGQRAKLTCTPDFAYGSKGHPGIIPPNATLVFDVELIGLE; encoded by the exons ATGGGAGTCGAGGTTGAAACCATTTCTCCTGGAGACG GAAGCACTTTCCCTAAAAAAGGACAGACGTGTGTCGTGCACTACGTGG GCTCTCTGACAGATGGACGCAAGTTCGACTCCTCCCGGGACCGGGGAAAGCCTTTCAAATTCAAAATTGGCAAACAGGAAGTCATCCGTGGTTGGGATGAAGGAGTAGCCCAG ATGAGTGTGGGGCAGCGTGCCAAGCTGACTTGCACTCCGGACTTTGCTTACGGGAGCAAGGGGCACCCGGGCATCATCCCTCCCAACGCAACCCTCGTATTCGATGTGGAGCTGATCGGCTTGGAGTAA
- the fam110a gene encoding protein FAM110A, which produces MSTDTLQPSSRRIIRLAGAPAVPSHNAESRDTQSPGIRKPSAVERLEADKAKYVKSQQVVLKKQQPVICPSNNSPNGQGTQQPSRKIPARPTKSEMPPLNLEHLCKLIDGVSDATVPVISTQPSSNEKDVTDPSKATSPPLEEPSLGSTSASQEKAAIETSGANGCPTMTVRRVDVRPQLPQMRMAGRPQLQNRLPVQQAMPQVPMQLLRLLRPYIKPNQQPADFKRLHNVTQTNGTRGPVKPPNCAVQTSPPLKSSASPPPPLPIKPNTEPLSCPSPTPLTPNSTDSLLAKNDFQSPPSPAITCISSTSSRKRPSRTRSKSDVSDCFSRAGAELERFFNYCGLDPSDLDELARPGSDIVSVSHLRSASAPASERSAEGEDEGEAAAAKDERPVYGVSVIERNARVIKWLYGMRQAKESPKVADM; this is translated from the coding sequence aTGTCAACTGACACTCTCCAGCCATCTTCACGGAGAATAATAAGGCTGGCTGGAGCTCCTGCCGTTCCAAGTCACAACGCAGAGTCCAGGGATACGCAATCTCCAGGGATACGCAAGCCAAGTGCAGTGGAACGTTTGGAAGCAGACAAGGCCAAGTATGTCAAGAGCCAACAGGTGGTTTTGAAGAAGCAGCAGCCAGTTATTTGTCCCTCCAACAACAGCCCGAATGGACAAGGTACTCAACAGCCATCAAGGAAGATCCCTGCAAGACCCACAAAGTCTGAGATGCCACCCCTTAACCTGGAACATCTTTGCAAACTGATTGATGGAGTCAGCGATGCCACCGTTCCAGTCATTTCAACACAACCCAGCAGCAATGAGAAAGATGTTACAGATCCATCCAAGGCCACCTCTCCACCACTGGAGGAACCTTCTCTGGGGTCGACTTCTGCAAGTCAAGAGAAAGCTGCAATAGAAACCTCAGGGGCAAACGGATGTCCTACCATGACAGTGCGGAGAGTCGACGTCAGACCCCAGTTACCTCAGATGAGGATGGCTGGTAGACCACAGCTACAGAACCGCTTACCGGTGCAACAGGCCATGCCGCAGGTCCCAATGCAACTTCTGCGCTTGCTTAGACCGTACATAAAGCCAAATCAGCAACCTGCTGACTTCAAAAGGCTCCATAATGTCACACAAACAAATGGCACCAGAGGACCTGTTAAACCACCAAACTGTGCTGTGCAAACCTCGCCTCCTTTGAAATCCTCAGCTAGCCCACCTCCACCCCTCCCCATAAAACCAAACACAGAACCATTATCATGTCCCTCACCGACCCCACTTACTCCAAACTCCACTGATTCGCTCCTAGCCAAAAATGACTTCCAGTCTCCGCCATCTCCAGCCATCACTTGCATCTCCTCAACAAGCTCCAGGAAGCGTCCTTCACGGACACGCTCAAAATCGGACGTCAGCGACTGCTTTTCACGAGCAGGAGCAGAGCTTGAGCGCTTCTTTAATTATTGTGGCCTTGACCCATCGGATTTAGATGAGTTAGCAAGGCCGGGTTCTGACATTGTGTCCGTTTCACATCTACGTAGCGCCAGTGCCCCAGCATCCGAACGTTCAGCCGAGGGTGAAGATGAGGGGGAAGCAGCGGCAGCAAAAGATGAACGCCCTGTTTATGGTGTTTCCGTCATTGAGAGAAATGCTCGAGTGATCAAGTGGCTTTATGGAATGCGCCAGGCCAAAGAGAGTCCCAAAGTGGCCGATATGTAA